ACACAGCTGCGAGATCAAAGATGTGAAGGAATTCGTTCCGGGATTCTCATCCAACGATCGTACGCGCACGTTTCTGAAACTACAGGACGGTTGCGATTATTTCTGCTCATTCTGCACCATTCCGCTGGCGCGAGGAAGAAGTCGAAGCGAGAACATCGCTAACAGCCTTGTTTCTGCCAAAGAAGCCATTGCCACAGGCGTGAAAGAGATTGTACTTACTGGTGTGAACATCGGTGATTTCGGTTCGGGAACAGACGAAAACTTCTTTCAACTCATTCAACAATTGGATATGTTGGAAGGTGATGTGGAACGCTTCCGTATTTCGAGCATTGAGCCGAATCTTTTGAGTGACGAGATCATCCGTTTCTGCGCCAGTTCCGAACGTTTTGTGCCGCATTTCCACATTCCGTTGCAAAGTGGATCTAATGAGCTATTGAGCAAAATGAGAAGACGCTACGATTCTGCCCTGTACAGAAGCCGCATTGAGACGATTAGAGAAGTAATGCAGCATGCTTGTATTGGCGTTGATGTGATTGTTGGCCACCCAGGCGAAACAGAAGAAGAATTCCTAAAAACGTATCAGTTCTTGAACGAACTGCCTATCTCCTACTTGCACGTGTTCACGTATTCGGAACGTCCGAATACCACAGCTGTTCGGGTGAAGGAGGAAATTGTGCCTATTTCCGAAAGAAGGAAACGCAATAAGATGCTTACCATTCTAAGCGAGAAGAAAAAGCGGGCGTTCTATCAACCTTTTGAAGGAACTGTTCGCCCAGTGCTTTTTGAACACGAGGAAAAGGATGGTTTCATGTTCGGATACACCGACAATTACCTACGGGTTCAGATTCCGTATGACGAAGCCCTGAGTGGAAAGATCATTGACACCGAACTTAGCAAATTGAATGACGGAGGCGTGTTTGAAGGCACCTTGCAATTGGCTCATTCGCTTACTCGCTAAGTAGCTTAGCCTATGTATCCAACCTTTTACGACCTTGTTCTAGACCTCTTCGGGATTTCTGTTCCTGCATTTAACGTGATGCAGATGTATGGCATGATGGTCGGTCTTGGCTTCATTGTAGGCAGTATACTACTCACACTCGAACTGCAACGGAAAGAGCGCATCGGCCAATTAAAGCCGCTAACCAAGAAATCTGGAAGCAAGGAAACCATCATACATCCCTACGACCACGTAGGCAATATTGCCATGATCTGCTGTTTCGGAGCCATTGCGGGTGGAAAACTGTTTCACAATCTGGAAAACTGGGATGAGATGATGGCCGATCCGATGGCTGCGCTCACTTCCATGGGTGGTTTTTCCTTTTTAGGAGGACTTATCGTGTCTATGGGTCTTTTTGCGTGGTATGCGAAAAGAAACAAACTGAGCATCCTTCATTTTCTCGATGCAGTGATGCCATCTGTGGCCATTGGCTATGGCTTCGGTCGCTTGGGTTGCCATATTTCTGGCGATGGCGATTGGGGAATTCCGAACGACAGTCCCATGCCTGATTGGTTGAGCTTCCTTCCCGATTGGATGTGGGCCTACAACTACCCGAATAATGTGCTGCATGTGGATATGATCCAATACTTTGCAGATAAAGGCTATACGAGCTTGACTGGCTACGCCTATCCTACCCCGATCTACGAGATCATCATGTCCATCTTCATGTTTGCATTCATGTGGAGCATGCGCAAGCGATGGACTGTTCCCGGAATCATGCTTTCGGTCTATCTGATACTATCGGGTATTGAACGCCTACTGATTGAACAGATCCGCATCAATAACGAATACAACGTGCTGGGTGGAATTACGCAGGCAGAGATGTTATCCCTCGCCATGGTGCTGATCGGGGCCTTTGGCCTCTATTACATGCCGAAAGTGGGCGAACGTTGGGCCAAGGTTTAATCAGACGCCAAGTTCAGCTCCCTAAAAGCCAACAACTCCCCAAGCGCTTTTTGCACCTTCTCTTTGGAAGGAATCATGGTTTCTTCCAAGATGGAATTGAGCGGAATGGCAGGCTTCTTCCGTTCATCTTGACTGAGGCAATCTCAAATTTTCCAAGGAATTACAATGGATGATTGTTGATCCGGTTATTAATCTCTGACAATATTCTGATTGAATTCAAAACCATCACCGTCAATAAGTTGCATCAGATACATCCCTTTTACTTCTGGAAGCTCGTATTGGAATAATTGAGATGTGCGGAATTGATCCATTCTGATCAAAACCCCTAGAGTATTATACAGTTTTACCGTCATCCATTGATCCGAGCCAGTAGCTTCGATGTTCACGTATCCCGTAGATGGATTAGGGTAAATTTTCGGTTGAATTCTAAGACTTGGGTAATCCTCTTCAATTCCAGTGAGCAAGAGCGGGCAGTCATATGAAGAATCGGGATAAACAGTCTCTCCATCAATTGTAACGCAATACAAATAAGTTCCGCGCTCAAATGGAGGTACTAAAAGTCCCATCAGGCCGAATGAATTCCCTATTCCTTCTATCAGATCCACATAGTTCGAATCATAACCTAGAGAGATTCCGAATCTTTTGTGGTAATCATTTCCGATTAAAATGGAGTCTATGCTGCTAACAACATTGGTTTCATTTGAAGGATCATTGATCAGAGTTGGAGGCAGCGTATCGCCAATAGAAAGATCAAAATCGTACAGCAAGGTGTCTGAAACGCTCGAATGTTGCTTGAAATATACCTTCTTATTCAAGCTATCTTCCCTATAATAACCCCAAAGTTCATAGAAGAAATTATGGTGGACATTCCCCGTACAATTGCCCCAAGAGTCTTCCGAATAAACTTTTCCCTTTTTACCGATGCTGCGATATGTTAAACCATTAAAGACCGTATCTCCGGTAATCCAATATTGATAATCTTCACAGCAACCGCATTGAAATCCACCTGAACTTTCCCTCCATATAGCATTGGAGGAGGGAAAAGGATGGTACGCGTTCACCTGAGATTGAACATTCTCAGATAAAATTAAAACCAACAGAAAAAGAAATGACCGTAGCTCTTTCATAAGCGCAACTCTATTGTTAAAACTACGAATTGTACCAATCACATGCACGTATTGGCTCATTGATGAAAACCAATGGGCTTGCCGAAAACGAATGGATAAGAGTGGAATTGGCTGTTCTCAATAAGCCAACAACTCCCCAAGCGCTTTTTGCACCTTCTCTTTAGAAGGAATCATGGTTTCTTCCAAGATGGAATTGAGCGGAATGGCTGGCATGTCTTCTGAGCCGATGACCTTAACAGGCGCATCGAGGTATTCGAAACAATGTT
This genomic window from Flavobacteriales bacterium contains:
- a CDS encoding prolipoprotein diacylglyceryl transferase, which codes for MYPTFYDLVLDLFGISVPAFNVMQMYGMMVGLGFIVGSILLTLELQRKERIGQLKPLTKKSGSKETIIHPYDHVGNIAMICCFGAIAGGKLFHNLENWDEMMADPMAALTSMGGFSFLGGLIVSMGLFAWYAKRNKLSILHFLDAVMPSVAIGYGFGRLGCHISGDGDWGIPNDSPMPDWLSFLPDWMWAYNYPNNVLHVDMIQYFADKGYTSLTGYAYPTPIYEIIMSIFMFAFMWSMRKRWTVPGIMLSVYLILSGIERLLIEQIRINNEYNVLGGITQAEMLSLAMVLIGAFGLYYMPKVGERWAKV
- a CDS encoding T9SS type A sorting domain-containing protein, with translation MNKKVYFKQHSSVSDTLLYDFDLSIGDTLPPTLINDPSNETNVVSSIDSILIGNDYHKRFGISLGYDSNYVDLIEGIGNSFGLMGLLVPPFERGTYLYCVTIDGETVYPDSSYDCPLLLTGIEEDYPSLRIQPKIYPNPSTGYVNIEATGSDQWMTVKLYNTLGVLIRMDQFRTSQLFQYELPEVKGMYLMQLIDGDGFEFNQNIVRD
- the mtaB gene encoding tRNA (N(6)-L-threonylcarbamoyladenosine(37)-C(2))-methylthiotransferase MtaB encodes the protein MRTVAFHTLGCKLNFSETSTIARQLIAAGYQRVDFKESADVYIINTCSVTDQADATCRNIVRQALKVNPNGFVAVIGCYAQLKPQEIANIEGVDIVLGANEKFNIAGYLENLEKGPEAGVHSCEIKDVKEFVPGFSSNDRTRTFLKLQDGCDYFCSFCTIPLARGRSRSENIANSLVSAKEAIATGVKEIVLTGVNIGDFGSGTDENFFQLIQQLDMLEGDVERFRISSIEPNLLSDEIIRFCASSERFVPHFHIPLQSGSNELLSKMRRRYDSALYRSRIETIREVMQHACIGVDVIVGHPGETEEEFLKTYQFLNELPISYLHVFTYSERPNTTAVRVKEEIVPISERRKRNKMLTILSEKKKRAFYQPFEGTVRPVLFEHEEKDGFMFGYTDNYLRVQIPYDEALSGKIIDTELSKLNDGGVFEGTLQLAHSLTR